From Heptranchias perlo isolate sHepPer1 chromosome 8, sHepPer1.hap1, whole genome shotgun sequence, a single genomic window includes:
- the gpr75 gene encoding probable G-protein coupled receptor 75: MKTHPVSIGVLRSWFSTYLFRKMNLTQRTSPSADQSFLNLINTSSAWISGNATMGDLQELIHMATIATCTLLLVFILCLGTYGNLIVFLSFFDPAFRKFRTNFDFMVLNLSFCDLFICCVTTPMFAFILFFDSDGNVSEAFCFTFHLTSAGFIIMSLKSVAVIALHRLRMVLGQQPNRTASFPCTLILTIILWTISFTLATLATLRTYPERSKVCVPLFGCINGDGKVILYLYVIDFTFCVGIVSVSYVMIAHALRKNAQVRKCTIITVDTSRPKALMSTGIDSVQPVMQPLYRNQNYNNLQHVQTHAYTKQLTHVQTSANRLQLVSSVNLSGTKDSKAVATCVVIVLSVLICCLPMGISLIQDVLIPQSSFILNQFKLCGFTLVFFKSGLNPFIYSRNSAGLRKRILWCTQYVALGCLCCKHKTRLRAVGKGSLDVNRNKSSHHETNSAYMLSPKPQRKLVDQACGPSHSKDSMLSPKLSVGHQHYAQSSSTPVNTRIEPYYSIYNSSPSQEASTPNSLQPVNSTCEFAKSHIAMCYHTETMPDFVQEYDNTSVKQIPVPSV; encoded by the coding sequence ATGAAAACCCATCCAGTCTCCATTGGTGTTCTCCGAAGCTGGTTCTCCACATACTTGTTTCGAAAGATGAATCTGACACAAAGAACATCGCCTTCAGCAGACCAGAGCTTTCTAAATTTAATCAACACCTCATCTGCCTGGATCAGTGGTAATGCAACCATGGGAGATCTCCAGGAACTCATCCACATGGCCACTATAGCCACATGCACTCTGCTACTGGTATTTATATTGTGTTTGGGAACATACGGCAACCTGATTGTCTTCTTGTCCTTCTTCGATCCAGCATTTAGGAAATTCCGGACTAATTTTGATTTTATGGTCCTTAACCTCTCATTTTGTGATCTGTTCATCTGTTGTGTGACAACACCCATGTTTGCTTTCATTTTATTCTTTGATTCAGATGGCAATGTCTCTGAGGCTTTCTGCTTCACCTTTCACCTCACCAGCGCTGGATTCATAATTATGTCCCTTAAATCAGTGGCAGTTATAGCACTCCATCGCCTGCGCATGGTGCTGGGCCAGCAACCCAACAGGACAGCTTCTTTTCCCTGTACACTTATCCTAACCATCATTCTGTGGACCATAAGTTTTACCCTAGCCACCCTGGCTACACTCAGGACATATCCTGAGAGATCCAAAGTATGTGTGCCCCTCTTTGGGTGCATTAATGGAGATGGTAAAGTCATACTCTATCTATATGTTATAGATTTTACATTTTGTGTGGGCATTGTATCAGTCTCCTATGTGATGATAGCTCACGCACTGAGGAAAAATGCACAAGTGAGGAAATGCACTATCATTACTGTTGATACATCACGACCCAAGGCCCTCATGAGCACAGGGATTGACAGTGTACAGCCTGTCATGCAGCCCCTTTACCGAAATCAGAATTACAACAATCTCCAGCATGTGCAAACACATGCCTACACCAAACAACTTACCCATGTCCAGACTTCTGCAAACAGGTTGCAGCTTGTGTCTTCAGTGAACCTTTCGGGCACAAAGGATTCAAAGGCTGTGGCAACATGTGTTGTCATTGTGCTCTCAGTATTAATTTGCTGTCTGCCAATGGGAATCTCCCTCATACAAGATGTTTTGATACCACAgagcagttttattttaaatcagtttAAGCTGTGTGGATTCACATTAGTATTCTTTAAATCAGGACTAAATCCATTTATATATTCACGCAACAGTGCTGGACTCAGGAAGAGAATTCTCTGGTGTACACAATATGTGGCTTTGGGCTGCTTGTGTTGCAAGCATAAGACTCGGTTACGAGCAGTGGGCAAAGGGAGCCTGGATGTGAACAGAAACAAATCGTCTCATCATGAAACAAATTCAGCTTATATGTTGTCTCCTAAACCACAGAGAAAGTTGGTGGACCAGGCTTGTGGACCCAGTCACTCAAAGGACAGTATGTTAAGTCCCAAATTGTCTGTTGGCCACCAGCATTATGCACAAAGTAGCTCAACACCTGTCAACACAAGGATTGAGCCTTACTACAGTATTTACAACAGCAGCCCTTCCCAGGAAGCGAGTACCCCAAATAGCTTGCAGCCAGTGAACTCTACCTGTGAATTTGCCAAATCACACATTGCCATGTGTTACCATACTGAAACAATGCCAGATTTTGTGCAGGAGTATGATAATACCTCTGTCAAGCAAATACCGGTCCCATCCGTTTAA